A window from Populus trichocarpa isolate Nisqually-1 chromosome 3, P.trichocarpa_v4.1, whole genome shotgun sequence encodes these proteins:
- the LOC7478363 gene encoding uncharacterized protein At1g15400, protein MAGLQRSAMSFRRQGSSGLVWDDKLISGELNKVNQKQEHEEQEPQHDQKTDIKLENDVRPTSRSSTTPSITIERSRSNGGQRGYRTGRVSPAIEPPSPKVSACGFCGAFGKPAKNRRKKSGKGRSR, encoded by the coding sequence ATGGCGGGCTTGCAAAGATCTGCCATGTCTTTCAGGAGGCAAGGTTCCTCAGGGCTTGTATGGGATGATAAGCTTATCTCAGGAGAGCTAAACAAAGTCAACCAAAAacaagaacacgaagaacaagaGCCACAGCATGATCAGAAGACAGATATCAAGCTAGAGAACGATGTCAGACCAACTTCAAGATCTTCAACGACGCCCAGCATCACCATTGAGAGAAgtcgatccaacggtggacaaCGTGGCTACCGCACCGGCAGGGTGTCTCCGGCAATAGAGCCTCCCTCTCCGAAGGTGTCTGCATGTGGGTTTTGTGGTGCTTTCGGAAAACCAGCAAAGAATCGTCGGAAAAAATCCGGTAAGGGCAGATCGCGATAG